From the genome of Desulfovibrio sp. JY:
CCTCGGCGATCCTGACCAGCGGTGGGGCGAGCTTTTTTTGCATCCTGCAAAAGCGTCTGCCCGCCACGGTGATCGATCCGGCCAAGGCCTACACCCGGGTCGAGGCCATCCTGGCCGGGCGCCAGACGGCCAAGGCCTTTGCCGCCTGGCTGGCCGAAACGCTGCGCACCACCAAGATTTCCGTCAACAAGGAACTGCTGGCCGCCATGTCGCCAGGCAAGGACACCGTGGCCGCGACGGACGCCCGCGACGAGGCGGGCCTGGCCCGGGAAGACGCCGCCGTCCGGTCGGACCTGGCTCAACGCGCCAGGGGCGCTTTGCCCGCCGAAGCCCGGCCGGAATCCAGGCCCGAGCCGGCGCGGACGGCAATCGCTGCCGAGGCGCAAAGCGCGGCCCCGGCGCAAAAGGAAACCCCGCAAGCGCCCGCCGCCCGAGCGCCCGAGCCGGCCCCGCAAACCGGTCAGACCGGACCATCCGCGCCGGCGACGCCGGCCGAGCCTCCGAAGCAGGACGCAACCGGGGAAACGTCGACCAAACCGGATCAGGCCGCCCCCGCAGCACCGGTCGCGAGCGAACCGGTCCAAACGGTCGCTGCGCCGAGCGTCCCTTCCGATGCCGCGAAAGAAGCCCAACCGGCTCCGGCGCCGCCTGCTGCGGTTGCGGACGCGGCGCCTTCGCCGCAGCCGGATACGGCGAAGGCCGCGCCAATCGACACGCGGCCCGCTTCTCCCGTCCAGCCGTCCGGCGGTGGCGCGGTGGAATTCACGGCCATCAAGGCGAGCTGGATTCGCTACTCCGTGGACGAGGGCGAGGAAAAGCGGGTCTATCTCAAACCGGGCAAGCCCTATGAGATTACATATACGAAAAAACTCGTTGTCAGGCTGGGCAGCCCTAGCGAGCTGCGCTACAGCCACGCCGGTCGGGAGCAAACGGTCGCAGTCGGCAACAAGGAAAATCGGAGTCTTGAATTTCCTTGAATCCGGCCGCGCCTTGCCCGCCCGACGCCGTTGCCTGGGCTGGCAAAAACGTTTATAGGCCCCGGATACGCGGTTGCGTCAGCCTGGGAGGAGGAAGGCGCAGTCACGGCTTTGCAACCAGGGAACGCGTCAGCCCGGGAGGCGCACCTTGCCGATCATGCCTGAAAAGCCCCGCATGGAGGAGATACCTTGCCTCGCCTTCCCAAATGCCTCGTCATCATAAGCCTGTTGGTTGCATTGTCCGGCTCCGCCCATGCGGCGCAACTGGTGGACAGGGTGGTTGCCGTGGTCAACGGCAAGCTCATCACCCTGTTCGACCTCGACTCGCGCGTGGCCGACCTTGTGCAGCGCACCCAGGGCATCTCGTTCGCGCCCGGCGACCCCAGGGCCGAGGAGTTGCGTCGTCAGGTCCTGGAGTCCATGATCAACGATATCCTCATCGAGCAGGAAGCCGCCCGGCTCAAGATCACGGTTTCGGAAACCGAGCTCGATTCCCAGATCGATGAGCTGAAAAAGAAAAACAACCTGACGCAGACGCAGTTCCTGGCCGAACTGGCCAAGGAAGGACTCACGCTCAAGGAGTTCCGGAAACGCATGCGTGAGGACAGCATGAAGAAGCGGCTGCTCGGCTTCATGGTGCACCGCAAGGTCCTGGTCACCGACGATGAGATCCGGGACTACTACGAAAAAAACAAAGGCTCCCTGCCGACCACGAGGTCGATTCTCGGCCCCAAGGTCTCCGGCAACATCAGCTTCATCATGGTGCCCAGTAAAAAACAGGCCGAGGAACTGCGCCAGAAGATCAGCGCGGGGACGATCACCTTCGCCGATGCGGCCCGGAAGTTTTCCGTCGGTCCCGGCCGGGATCAGGGCGGGGACCTGGGCGACGTGCAGGTCAAGGACCTGGCCCCGCCGTTGCGTGACGCCCTGACCGCCGTTCCGGCCGGCCAGGTCAGCCAGCCGGTGATGCTCGACGGCAAGGCCGTGCTGCTCAAGCTGCGCGCCGGGAACGCCCCGGCCCCGGCCAAGGCCCCCCAGCCGGCAGCGGCGGCCGGACCGTCCTTCGAGAGCGTCCGGAACCAGATTCAGGAAACGCTGTACAAGCAGAAATTCGACAAGCTCTTCCAGGACTATATGGACAATCTGCGGTCCAAGGCGGTTATCGAGGTCAAGCTGTAACGACCCCGGTTCGCCTCACGGGTGTCCCTCCCGCCCGCCGCCGTGGTTATAGAGGAGTTTTTCTATGGATTTGAGCGAGTTAGGGACAATGCTGCGTGAGGAAAGGGAACGGCAGGGCCTTTCCATCGAGGCCGTGTCGGACAAGATCAAGATCACGCGCAGCTGTCTGACGGCCATCGAGGAGGGCAATGCAAGCCATCTGCCTCACCCGGTGTACGCCAAGGGATTCATAAAAAACTACGCCAAGCTGCTTGGCGTGGATCAGGAAGATTTTTCCAAAAGGCTGTCCGAGGTTTATCAACCCGAGGAACCGGCCCTCGATAGCGCACCGATTTTGCAAGGCGTGCCCGACGACGACTGCGGCTGCACCATCAAGTCGTCCTCGAAGTTCCCGGTCGTGCCGGCCATCGTCGTTGTCGTCATCGTGCTCATCGTGGCGGGGCTCGGCTGGTATCTCTACGGCCATGTCCTGCACAAGTCCGGTGCCGAACCGGAAACCCCGGCCCCCCAGGCCGCGGTCGAACCGACCCCCAAGGCAGCGCCGCCGCAGCCCGCCGGGGAACCGGAACGGCCCGTGCCGACCGTGCCCGTGGCCAAGCCGGCCGAACCGGCCGCGCCGTCGGCTCCGGAACAGGCTTCGGCCGATGCCACGACGCTGCCGCCGGCTCCGGCGACCCAACCGGCCGCGCCGACTCCCACCCCCGAAGATCAGGTCACCCAGGATATCGCCACCAGCGGTCCGGCCGCCGGAGGCGCCCATGCGTCCATCCCCCCCGCGCCCGAACCGGCGCCGCCCGCGCCGGGCGCTCCGTCCGCGCCGACCCTGTCCGTGGGCGAGGCCGGTCCCCATACCGTCGTCATCACGGCCAACGACCGCTGCTGGATTCAGGCCGGCGCGGACGGCGGCTCCATGCGCGAGGCCATGCTGGCCAAAGGCGACACCTTCCAGGGCCGCTTCGCCGATTACCTGCTCGTGCGCCTGGGCAACGCCGGCGCGGTGGAAATCCGCTTCGACAACAAGCTCTATCCGCTCCAGGCCACCAAGGGCGCGGTGAAAACCCTCAAGTTCGTGGCCAAGAAGACCGAGGCCGAGGCCGCCAAGACGCCGGCTGCGACCGAAACGCCGCCAGCTGCCGCCCCGGCTGTGGCCCAGGCCCCGACGCAGTCCGCTGCTGCCGGACCCGCCGCCGGCGATGCCGCCGCCACGGCCAAGGAAGTCGAGATCTACGGCCAGGACGGCAGCTGGGTCATCGTCACGCCGGACAAGGGACCGTCCAAGGAAATCTACGTGAAAAAGGGGCAGCGGCTCACGGTGCCCTTCGATGAAAAGGTCGAGATCCGCCTGGGCAATCCGAGCAGCGTGGTGTTTCGCTACGCTGGCAAGGAAACGCCCGTCACGACCGAAAAGGGCGAAAGCAAGACCATCCGGTTTCCCTAAACCAACACAGGAACCCTCCGGCGGAAAACCGTTTTCGCCGGAGGGCGGCCAGGCAACGCTTCGAGACGGCCATGGAATTTTCCGAACAGGCTCTCGTGCTCAAGGTGGGACGGTTTCGGGAAATCGACGCCTGGGTACGGCTTTTCTCTCCGGTACGTGGCGGGTATACGGCCTTCGCGTTCGGCGGCATGAAAAGCCGCCGTCGTTTTCTTGGCTGCCTGGACCCGCTCAACCATGTCCGCTTCAAGGTGCGGCGTTCGGGGCGTGGCGGGTATCATTGCCTGACCGAGGCCAGGCTGCTTGACGCCCCGACCAACCTGCGCCACGATCCCTCGCGCCTGGGCATGGCCATCAATTGCTTGAAATTTTTCGAGGCCGTGCATATCGGTCCCCAGGGCGCGGCCGATGCCTATGCGCTGTTGCGGGCCATGCTGGCCGCCCTGGAAAACGCGTCCGCGCCGTCGGCGCTTTTTCCGCTTTTTTTTCGGGCCAGGCTCGCGACCCTGCACGGCACTTTTCCGGTTTGCGACCGGTGCGCCGTCTGCGGCAAGCCCTTGGCGGACGACGAAGCCGTCTGCCATGTGGAGGCCGGCCGGCTGACCTGTCCGGATTGCCGGCATGGCGCGGACCACGGCGTGCGGCAGCATCTTTGCGGCGAAGCGCTGACCCTGCTTGGACTGGCCGTCTCCGGCGACCCGTGCGCCTGGGCGTCCTGCCGTCCCGAGCCGTCGGCGGCCCGGGAGTTTTCCCGGACCGTGGACCTGCTCGTGCGCTACCATCTGGGCCTGGCCTGGGAGCAGGGGGGCTTCGTGCGCGCCTGACCGACGACGCTTTTTCGGCTGCGGCCATGCCCGACGTTTTTTTCCGCCCCGGCGCCCCGGCCCGGCCGGCGGCGTAACCTTGAAATCGGAGCGACCATGTATTTTCAGGATCTCATCTTGACGCTGCAACACTACTGGGCCAAGTCCGGCTGTCTGGTGGTCCAGGGCTACGACACCGAGGTCGGCGCCGGCACCTTCAATCCGGCCACCTTCTTTCGCGTCATCGGCCCTGAACCCTGGAAGGCCGCCTATGTCGAGCCTTCGCGTCGGCCCACCGACGGCCGCTACGGCGAAAATCCCAACCGTCTCCAGCATTATTACCAGTTCCAGACCATCCTGAAACCCTCCCCGGACAACATCCAGGACCTCTACCTGGAGAGTCTGGCCGCCATCGGTTTCAATGCCCGCGAGCATGATATCCGCTTCGTCGAGGACGACTGGGAATCGCCGACCCTCGGCGCCTGGGGCCTGGGTTGGGAAGTCTGGCTCGACGGCATGGAAGTGACCCAGTTCACCTATTTCCAGCAGGTTGGCGGCATCGATCTGTCGCCGGTCTCCGTGGAGATCACCTACGGCCTTGAGCGCATTTGCATGTACCTGCAGCAGAAGGACTCGGTCTACGACCTGGCCTGGAATGAGCACGTGACCTACGGGCAAGTCCACCAGCGCGGCGAATACGAACATTCGCGCTACAATTTCGAGGAATCCGACGCCGCCATGCTGCTCCATCATTTCAACGCCTGCGAGAAGGAATGTCGGCGGCTTTGCGAGCTTGGTCTGGCCTGGCCGGCCTATGACTACTGCCTCAAGTGTTCCCACGCCTTCAACATGCTCGAAGCCCGGGGGGCCATCTCCATTACCGAACGCACCGGCTACATCGGCCGGGTGCGCGCCCTGGCCTCGGGGCTGGCCCGGCTCTACGCCGCCCAGCGCAAGGAACTCGGCTACCCCCTCCTCAATCAAAGCGCATAAAGGACTCCATGCCATGCCCCATTTTCTGTTCGAGATCGGATTCGAGGAGATGCCGGCCCGGTTTCTGGCCGGACTGACCGAGGAGGCCCGGGCGCTTTTTTCCGAAGAGCTGGCCCAGGTCAAGCTTGGCTGCGACACCGTGGCCGCCTTTGCCACGCCGCGCCGCCTGGTGGTGAGCATCCCGGAACTGCCCGACGCCTCGCCCCGTGAAGAGGAAGTCGTCACCGGCCCGCCCGAGCGCGTGGGTTTCGATGCCTCGGGCAACCCCACGCCCGCCGCTTCGGGCTTTGCCAAGGGCCAGGGCAAGGACGTCGCCGACGTGTTCGTCATGGAAACGGAAAAGGGCCGTTATCTGGCCCTGCGCAAGACCGTGGGCGGCGAGACGGCCATGGCTCTTTTGCCCGCCATCTGCCAGGACGTGGTCAAGAAGCTGTCCTTTCCCAAGCGGATGCGCTGGGGGGCCCGGGAATTCGCCTTCGGCCGCCCGGTGCACTGGTTCGTGGCCCTGCTCGACGACGCGGTGGTGCCTTTCTCCCTGGACGACATCGCCTCGGGCCGGGAAACGCGCGGGCACCGCATCATGGGCCCGGGTCCCTTTTCCATCGCCACGGCCAAGGACTATTTCGCCGTCATCCGCGACCAGGGCAAGGTGATCCTGGACGCCCGGGAACGCGAGGCCATGGTCCGCTCCCAGGCCGAGAAGCTGGCGACCGAAGCCGGCGGCACCGCGGTCATCAATCCGTCGCTGCTGATGGAAGTCACGGGCCTGACCGAGCATCCGGTGGTGATCCTCGGCCGGTTCGACCCCAAATTCCTGGACGTGCCGCGCGAGGTGCTGATTACCAGCATGGAATCGCACCAGAAAAGCTTTGCCGTGGAGGACGGGAAGGGCGGACTGCTGCCGGTCTTCCTCACCACCCTCGGCCTCATGCCGGCCGACCTCGAACTGGTGCGTCGGGGCTGGCAGCGGGTGCTGACGGCCCGCCTGGAAGACGCGCGCTTTTTCTGGGAAGCCGATCTGGCCACCGACATCGAGACCTGGCAGAAAAAGCTCGAAAGCGTGGTTTTTCTGGCCGGCCTTGGCAGCATGCGCGACAAGGCCCGTCGGCTCGAGCGGCTGTGCGGGGTGGTGGCCGAGCTGGCCGGCAAACCCGAGATCATGCTCGAAGCCTCGCAAGCCGGCGGTCTGGCCAAGGTGGATCTGGTTTCGGATATGGTCGGCGAATTCGCCGAATTGCAAGGGATCATGGGCGGCATCTACGTGCGGCGCAAGGGCCAGTCCAAGGCCGTGTCCCGGGCCGTGGGCGAACAATACCTGCCGGCCGGACCGGACAGCCCGGTGCCGGCCAGCCTGGCCGGAGCGCTCCTGTCCGTGGCCGACAAGGCCGACACCTTGGCCGGCTGTTTCGGCAACGACATGGCCCCGACCGGCGCGGCCGATCCGTATGCGCTGCGTCGCGCGGCGCTCGGCATCTGCCGTATCGTCATCGAGCACGGGCTGCGCTTCGACCTCATGGAACTGCTCCAGGCGGCCATCGACGGTTACGGCGACCTGAAGTTCAAGGTGGACCGCACCCATCTTCTGGCCAAGCTGCTCGATTTCTTCGGCCAGCGCCTGCGGGCCTACTTCACCGGACGCGGCTTCGACACCCTGGTGGTCGAGGCGGCGGTCGGCGCGTCGTTTACCGACATCGCGGCCCTGTCCGAGCGCGTGACGGCCCTGGCCGCCTTCGCCGCCAAGCCGGACTTCGGCCAGGCCGTGCTGACCTTCAAACGCGCGGCCAACATCATCCGCAAACAGGGCGTCGGAGCCGGGGTGCCGCTTTCCGGCGCCATCAAGCCCGAGCTCTTGGAAGAACAGGCGGAAAAAGACCTAGCCGCGGCCTGCGAGGCGGTCTTTCCGCGCTACGACGCGCTGTTTTCCTCCGGCGACTATGCCGCCGTGCTCGATGTGCTCTACGAACTGCGCCCGACCGTTGACGCCTTCTTCGACAACGTCATGGTCATGTGCGACGATATGGACGTGCGTTTAAACCGCCTCAACCTGCTCAAGGCCCTGGTCGACCGCCTGGGCCGGGTGGCCGACTTCGCCGCGTTGCAGGTGTAAGAGGGGGAGCCTCCGGCGGCCAGGGGGAAACTTTTTGAAAAAAGGGGTTCCCTCCCCCGGCTAATCAACATTTTACTTGACGCATTATGCGAGTTCGCATAAGTAAATCTGCTTCAGCGAACACTACATGGAGGAACGATCCTTGGCCAATCATAAATCCGCTCTGAAACGGCATCGTCAAAGCCTCTTGGCCCGGGCTCGCAACCGGGCGGTGAAGACCCGCGTGCGCAACGTCATCAAGGCCGTGCGCGTGGCCCTGGCCGGTGGCGACACCGCCGCCGCCGAGACCGCGCTGCTCACCGCCACGAAGGCCCTGGACAAGGCTGCCGGCAAGAAGATCATCCATTGGAAGACCGCTGCCCGCAACATTTCCCGCCTGTCCACCGCCGTCAACAAAACCAAACAGGCCTAGGGCGCTTCCTTCGCCTCGTCTGTTACGCCTTTTCGCCCGTCACGGTTCGCCGCGACGGGCTTTTGGCGTTTGTCTCCCCCCCCGCGTCATAGCGCCACCGGCCCGTTCCCGCTTGTGAGCACCGGTCGGATCGCCTCCAGTATCCAGGCGCATTCGCTTTGCAGCTCCGCGTCCACGCCGGTCAGCCGCCAAGAGAGATAGCGTGCCGTGCGCCGGGCCTCGTCCGCTTCCCCGGCCAGGGTCTGGATGCGAAAAAGCTGGTAGAGGTTCTCGACGGTCTGCTCGATGCGAAACGAGCGGGCCATGGCCTGGCGCGCGTCCCCGTGTCGGCCGCAGAGCGCCAGGACCAGGGCGCGCAGGCTCCAGGCCCCGGAATTTGCGGCATGAGCGGCCACAAGCTCCCGGGACAGGGATTCGGCCAGGTCCGGGCGGTTGCGTTCCAAGAGCAGCCGCAGCCGTTCGCTGTCCGCTTCCCAGTCGGCGGGAGCGGCCGGGGACGGCCAGTTCCCCTCCAACCGCGCCCGCAGTCGCGGCACAAAGCGTTCCATGTCCCGGTCCGGGATGGTGTAATGCCGCAACTGGTAATCGAAATCCGCCATGTTGTGCCGAAAGGCGCTCGTTGGCATGTCGCCCCGGCCGCGTTCGATTTTTTCCTGAAAATCCTGGCGTGACCGAAAGAAATAATGGTTGAGTTGTATCCGGTCGTTGTGGTGCGGCCCGTAGGGGCCGGGCAGGGGAAAGCCGCCTTCGCCCACGCAGCCGTTTCCCTCCGTATAGGCGAAATGGTGCGGGGACAGGGGGGCGCGCACGGCGCGCGGCTTGACGATGCTTTTGATGTGGAGATTGACCGGGGCGGCGTAGTCCGA
Proteins encoded in this window:
- a CDS encoding peptidyl-prolyl cis-trans isomerase; this translates as MRAAALSPRGLALCLLAVFVLPALGGCGRDVAREPGVVAVVAGSPIRLADVEARHDLGEIGLPEVDNPPVETLRAAYGKVLADMIVARLIRQELARRHESVTASELDAAEKRVRADYPGDSFERMLLEERIDLARWRAMLADRLALEKFTHEVLRPDVRVEVTKAADYYKEHIDAFTIPPRVRLARVQGRDGAAVKAALAAYRRSGFRVESLAGHAGITVQEAVLPERNLPASWREALKDLKDGEPSAILTSGGASFFCILQKRLPATVIDPAKAYTRVEAILAGRQTAKAFAAWLAETLRTTKISVNKELLAAMSPGKDTVAATDARDEAGLAREDAAVRSDLAQRARGALPAEARPESRPEPARTAIAAEAQSAAPAQKETPQAPAARAPEPAPQTGQTGPSAPATPAEPPKQDATGETSTKPDQAAPAAPVASEPVQTVAAPSVPSDAAKEAQPAPAPPAAVADAAPSPQPDTAKAAPIDTRPASPVQPSGGGAVEFTAIKASWIRYSVDEGEEKRVYLKPGKPYEITYTKKLVVRLGSPSELRYSHAGREQTVAVGNKENRSLEFP
- a CDS encoding SurA N-terminal domain-containing protein, translated to MPRLPKCLVIISLLVALSGSAHAAQLVDRVVAVVNGKLITLFDLDSRVADLVQRTQGISFAPGDPRAEELRRQVLESMINDILIEQEAARLKITVSETELDSQIDELKKKNNLTQTQFLAELAKEGLTLKEFRKRMREDSMKKRLLGFMVHRKVLVTDDEIRDYYEKNKGSLPTTRSILGPKVSGNISFIMVPSKKQAEELRQKISAGTITFADAARKFSVGPGRDQGGDLGDVQVKDLAPPLRDALTAVPAGQVSQPVMLDGKAVLLKLRAGNAPAPAKAPQPAAAAGPSFESVRNQIQETLYKQKFDKLFQDYMDNLRSKAVIEVKL
- a CDS encoding DUF4115 domain-containing protein, with translation MDLSELGTMLREERERQGLSIEAVSDKIKITRSCLTAIEEGNASHLPHPVYAKGFIKNYAKLLGVDQEDFSKRLSEVYQPEEPALDSAPILQGVPDDDCGCTIKSSSKFPVVPAIVVVVIVLIVAGLGWYLYGHVLHKSGAEPETPAPQAAVEPTPKAAPPQPAGEPERPVPTVPVAKPAEPAAPSAPEQASADATTLPPAPATQPAAPTPTPEDQVTQDIATSGPAAGGAHASIPPAPEPAPPAPGAPSAPTLSVGEAGPHTVVITANDRCWIQAGADGGSMREAMLAKGDTFQGRFADYLLVRLGNAGAVEIRFDNKLYPLQATKGAVKTLKFVAKKTEAEAAKTPAATETPPAAAPAVAQAPTQSAAAGPAAGDAAATAKEVEIYGQDGSWVIVTPDKGPSKEIYVKKGQRLTVPFDEKVEIRLGNPSSVVFRYAGKETPVTTEKGESKTIRFP
- the recO gene encoding DNA repair protein RecO, with translation MEFSEQALVLKVGRFREIDAWVRLFSPVRGGYTAFAFGGMKSRRRFLGCLDPLNHVRFKVRRSGRGGYHCLTEARLLDAPTNLRHDPSRLGMAINCLKFFEAVHIGPQGAADAYALLRAMLAALENASAPSALFPLFFRARLATLHGTFPVCDRCAVCGKPLADDEAVCHVEAGRLTCPDCRHGADHGVRQHLCGEALTLLGLAVSGDPCAWASCRPEPSAAREFSRTVDLLVRYHLGLAWEQGGFVRA
- a CDS encoding glycine--tRNA ligase subunit alpha — its product is MYFQDLILTLQHYWAKSGCLVVQGYDTEVGAGTFNPATFFRVIGPEPWKAAYVEPSRRPTDGRYGENPNRLQHYYQFQTILKPSPDNIQDLYLESLAAIGFNAREHDIRFVEDDWESPTLGAWGLGWEVWLDGMEVTQFTYFQQVGGIDLSPVSVEITYGLERICMYLQQKDSVYDLAWNEHVTYGQVHQRGEYEHSRYNFEESDAAMLLHHFNACEKECRRLCELGLAWPAYDYCLKCSHAFNMLEARGAISITERTGYIGRVRALASGLARLYAAQRKELGYPLLNQSA
- the glyS gene encoding glycine--tRNA ligase subunit beta, coding for MPHFLFEIGFEEMPARFLAGLTEEARALFSEELAQVKLGCDTVAAFATPRRLVVSIPELPDASPREEEVVTGPPERVGFDASGNPTPAASGFAKGQGKDVADVFVMETEKGRYLALRKTVGGETAMALLPAICQDVVKKLSFPKRMRWGAREFAFGRPVHWFVALLDDAVVPFSLDDIASGRETRGHRIMGPGPFSIATAKDYFAVIRDQGKVILDAREREAMVRSQAEKLATEAGGTAVINPSLLMEVTGLTEHPVVILGRFDPKFLDVPREVLITSMESHQKSFAVEDGKGGLLPVFLTTLGLMPADLELVRRGWQRVLTARLEDARFFWEADLATDIETWQKKLESVVFLAGLGSMRDKARRLERLCGVVAELAGKPEIMLEASQAGGLAKVDLVSDMVGEFAELQGIMGGIYVRRKGQSKAVSRAVGEQYLPAGPDSPVPASLAGALLSVADKADTLAGCFGNDMAPTGAADPYALRRAALGICRIVIEHGLRFDLMELLQAAIDGYGDLKFKVDRTHLLAKLLDFFGQRLRAYFTGRGFDTLVVEAAVGASFTDIAALSERVTALAAFAAKPDFGQAVLTFKRAANIIRKQGVGAGVPLSGAIKPELLEEQAEKDLAAACEAVFPRYDALFSSGDYAAVLDVLYELRPTVDAFFDNVMVMCDDMDVRLNRLNLLKALVDRLGRVADFAALQV
- the rpsT gene encoding 30S ribosomal protein S20 produces the protein MANHKSALKRHRQSLLARARNRAVKTRVRNVIKAVRVALAGGDTAAAETALLTATKALDKAAGKKIIHWKTAARNISRLSTAVNKTKQA
- a CDS encoding glycosyltransferase family 2 protein, whose protein sequence is MDYLTLCCIAKDENAFIVEWAAYHAMLGVERLVIYDNGSRVPLAETLAPHADHIPCTVETIAGPARQLNAYAHCLKTYGPGTHWLGFIDVDEFLLPRREDDLRLLLTDFEDAAGLGVNWVMFGSSGHETPPGLVLENYTHRSDYAAPVNLHIKSIVKPRAVRAPLSPHHFAYTEGNGCVGEGGFPLPGPYGPHHNDRIQLNHYFFRSRQDFQEKIERGRGDMPTSAFRHNMADFDYQLRHYTIPDRDMERFVPRLRARLEGNWPSPAAPADWEADSERLRLLLERNRPDLAESLSRELVAAHAANSGAWSLRALVLALCGRHGDARQAMARSFRIEQTVENLYQLFRIQTLAGEADEARRTARYLSWRLTGVDAELQSECAWILEAIRPVLTSGNGPVAL